The proteins below come from a single Pieris brassicae chromosome 1, ilPieBrab1.1, whole genome shotgun sequence genomic window:
- the LOC123714586 gene encoding uncharacterized protein LOC123714586 isoform X1 gives MKTKQPKEETDKSIDEDTVEPKTRARKKASDLEEEKSKASQDEAKIPQETKKPVAKPKGVIRKRPLGIRKTKKLRSKKVPVIKKNVIKQKAKRGRKPLKKPDNSQEKEAIPLIPASEIKKEPVDDTTPNSRSSSPKTAGRRSRLSSDMLMMKSVLGDSPSSLILGPRTSPYSMRSERSNSPSLFEGKNLRSGKPRKLKNNLLNEVVIKEQKKRTRLPSDSKQDMPDSSEDCKRLKRGRSCSRDGSEISKCSDITESDISLNETLTEPEKELNKKTDKPKTELDVDIDTNVQISTIEKVPSPNVDSKPEIKPDPEPSSLEKDKRRLSLKRSTSLDSDNNNSNRVKINNLNTADIELKLFETENDTLLEDRSSILNCMSKTFNSKEVSKNIRKARRGKKTATTPRAGANQVGKSCSLDTEISEPIDTVDSLSKEITDLIHNLDQNIDCDQESTNESNSMVVDQMQSKSVRQFYGLSKPLGDNNSIVSETPAKEKEASMQIANEGTPIKDDSENIRLHYEDSEEKSSESKPEITYKRATVASIDKLMDRLKEFEEFDKRRKRQQSESKSNDKTVMVTNDVVLIPKSGADIKPLKDMQPEKSPERFIEKENVLSCFENNSAISIVKRDQVRRSIDVDLPNSVTLIKRNSVSARKESTSSNHSKESDAISIFEKSLGKDVTLTEIRKSVDKPVPSPQVDLHQFATLQPNNPTQTIGGVTLDSSQISITPRNVESKLNCSDIQIMKRNSRESISRKSSGSSADIDDKMATLEKIKSPQQIKKFEVSITPTPVAVKSPEVTQPVETEALAPPLVDVRSTPENISSSESVQAEKMETVDIPTAVTDVTKTIVKSEEKFDTKPAEDVKKPEPSVTEKPEEAKTVQPNKPKTETSVKIEDQKLSKPVTRTKSRSSTEMPGPSNLLHETPESQKRKENVLRTLGLLTHKAASEAKAKKLKEKELIYGANYNIMGKGKASKSDYTGTLKTVIKLNRGDKKRHRSSLKMTFQKSKHRGKPLVEVGEAGFDDDAYYTIERREGVAGATLDGGHRKSYSNRSNNHDTEAAPEPDPKETVNLVIPEKASSFSIHPGRLCMDQCFYCGGKFGLFDTPCHIAQMKSSERQKKVLDNEEKLTIDSCLCDACYRHVDRRANCPSYRKRPMVKQLDVPQPPSPPNTAGTDKPVSPPLEEEIEEEPSEARKTLDTCHTSGCVLDAEHCLRRKWLIKMRSSVDKVLKLDRDYPGLHTIPLCDKHYRVLEPLMACVLCRRRLTKHHYLHFIYDGYTDLNPMLKEAGIPVQFTERPVLCKLCRYYCTLLQRPGYKDNQARAYRRKLLEIYDIDIPPELKQQTEDNSALEDCNNVANRQKKKPKIKIKQRKSTEPETSESSERTTESSPEKEKLVEETEPHKNTHLEEDIESLISSNKIPVPGAKPPESAQSDCSESEMAVDETQLIGVDKQTELRYLLQKQNNPARFQKLNLTQKSRNILKVQNVGIQKVGQQHRIADKNVKRVQKLGQIVAHKEKPKKETEIEEFETDKSEDVIKNISLNDECTIETIPNKRPADINTLKNKWQLSESFSQVKKNLSELSKKIDKDPKKPTESKYSNPVKRLETNPSISVRELFPGEEEMNLQCNVEFNNVKGVTPAGWEKCNSLIQFDVETKKLWNELQRPYGNQSSFLRHLILLEKYFRSGDLILSHNASPHAANYNNSMQKRLKAYDNVATPAETPKTSSLIEFRKKPSVNGKSLLKSSQNPEKKFMPPPDFTKPSPKSKKTKQLPPELIAINTPNAQGRKAIQNVLHNIQQLVKGVSASDPTEVAAAPLPPPKFEPPKEKKEPPKEQKEKPKEPKEKKEPKKPKSNNKGWRPTLMPITQENVAKIAREPLKTAVDGHSLPSLVQVISSGNRYHISFEDYNKMCLIRKERQQRLHEKKATKPSTEETSVVTEVQTSAMLGNGGTVVQNITTEKDETTDVQLTTNAATILKNVGLKNITIAPIPPKTSTMTSQTLSLVTSQPLSAVTPHIVTNTVKPLTAVDNSKSLPKIPKSLTVIPQVVPQIVPVVTTAPSQTDSRP, from the exons ATGAAAACTAAACAGCCTAAAGAAGAAACCGACAAGAGTATTGATGAGGATACTGTTGAGCCAAAAACTCGAGCAAGAAAGAAGGCCTCAGATTTGGAAGAAGAGAAATCAAAAGCAAGTCAGGATGAAGCTAAAATTCCTCAAGAAACTAAAAAGCCAGTGGCAAAACCTAAAGGTGTAATAAGGAAACGACCACTTGGTATccgaaaaactaaaaaattgaGAAGTAAAAAGGTTCCAgtcataaagaaaaatgttatcAAACAAAAAGCAAAAAGAGGAAGGAAACCATTAAAGAAGCCTGATAATTCTCAAGAGAAAGAAGCAATCCCTTTGATACCTGcttctgaaattaaaaaagagcCAGTTGACGATACCACACCCAACTCTAGGTCATCAAGTCCTAAAACAGCAGGTCGTCGGTCCAGACTAAGCTCTGATATGCTCATGATGAAATCTGTTCTTGGAGACTCGCCTAGTAGCTTGATTCTTGGCCCCCGCACAAGCCCATATTCTATGCGGTCTGAAAGAAGTAATAGTCCTTCATTGTTTGAAGGCAAAAACTTGAGGAGCGGGAAACCCAGAAAGTTAAAGAACAATCTTTTAAATGAAGTTGTGATTAAAGAACAAAAGAAGCGGACAAGGCTCCCATCAGACTCCAAACAAGACATGCCAGATTCTTCAGAAGACTGTAAAAGATTAAAAAGGGGTCGCTCCTGCTCACGAGATGGAAGTGAAATCTCAAAATGCTCAGATATCACAGAGTCTGACATAAGCTTAAATGAAACGCTTACTGAACCTGAGAAGGAGCTCAACAAGAAAACAGATAAACCTAAGACTGAACTAGACGTAGATATTGATACTAATGTACAGATCTCAACTATTGAAAAAGTGCCTTCCCCAAATGTTGACTCCAAACCAGAAATAAAGCCTGACCCAGAACCTAGTTCCTTAGAGAAAGACAAAAGAAGATTAAGCTTAAAAAGAAGTACTTCATTAGATTCTGAcaacaataatagtaatagagttaagattaacaatttaaatacagCCGATATTGAACTCAAATTGTTTGAGACTGAAAATGATACGCTTTTAGAGGATCGtagtagtattttaaattgtatgtcCAAGACATTTAATTCAAAGGAAGTTTCCAAAAATATAAGGAAAGCAAGAAGAGGAAAGAAGACTGCCACTACACCACGGGCCGGGGCCAATCAAGTTGGGAAAAGTTGCTCTTTAGATACTGAAATATCAGAGCCTATAGATACTGTTGACAGTTTGTCTAAGGAGATCACTGATCTCATTCACAACTTGGACCAGAACATAGACTGTGATCAGGAAAGCACAAATGAGAGTAATTCAATGGTAGTTGATCAAATGCAATCAAAATCAGTTCGTCAATTCTATGGATTATCAAAACCTTTAGGAGATAATAACAGTATTGTTAGTGAAACTCCTGCTAAAGAAAAAGAAGCCAGCATGCAAATTGCCAATGAAGGCACACCCATCAAGGATGATAGTGAAAATATAAGATTGCACTATGAAGATTCAGAAGAAAAATCTTCAGAAAGTAAGCCTGAAATAACTTACAAACGTGCAACAGTAGCTAGCATAGACAAGTTAATGGATAGACTGAAGGAGTTTGAAGAGTTTGATAAGAGAAGGAAGAGACAACAATCCGAATCCAAATCAAATGATAAGACTGTCATGGTTACAAATGACGTCGTTCTAATACCAAAGTCTGGCGCAGACATTAAGCCCTTAAAGGATATGCAACCAGAGAAATCACCAGAAAGatttattgaaaaagaaaatgttttaagcTGTTTCGAAAATAACTCTGCTATTTCTATAGTTAAACGGGATCAAGTTCGTCGGTCAATAGACGTCGATCTTCCGAATTCAGTTACATTAATAAAGCGAAACAGCGTCAGTGCGCGTAAAGAATCTACCAGTTCCAATCACTCAAAGGAATCAGATGCCATtagtatatttgaaaaatccTTGGGCAAAGATGTGACATTGACAGAAATACGGAAATCGGTTGATAAACCGGTGCCGTCGCCACAAGTCGACTTACATCAGTTTGCAACTTTACAACCCAACAATCCTACACAAACTATAGGCGGTGTTACACTAGATTCCAGCCAAATATCTATTACACCCCGAAATGTGGAATCGAAATTAAATTGTTCTGATATTCAAATTATGAAGCGGAATTCCAGAGAGTCTATATCGCGAAAGTCGTCTGGCTCGAGCGCTGATATAGATGATAAAATGGCTACattggaaaaaattaaatcaccACAACAAATCAAAAAGTTTGAAGTTTCCATCACGCCAACGCCTGTTGCTGTAAAGTCGCCTGAGGTGACGCAGCCTGTGGAAACTGAAGCATTAGCACCCCCTTTGGTGGATGTTAGGTCAACCCCTGAAAACATATCCAGTTCCGAGAGTGTTCAAGCGGAAAAAATGGAAACTGTTGACATCCCTACAGCTGTTACTGATGTAACTAAGACCATCGTGAAATCCGAAGAGAAATTTGACACAAAGCCGGCAGAGGATGTCAAAAAGCCTGAGCCTTCCGTGACCGAGAAGCCAGAAGAAGCCAAAACTGTACAACCTAACAAACCCAAAACTGAGACCTCCGTCAAAATAGAAGATCAAAAGTTATCAAAGCCGGTTACTAGAACGAAGTCGCGTAGTTCAACGGAAATGCCAGGACCTAGCAACCTCTTACATGAGACACCAGAGAGTCAAAAACGAAAGGAGAACGTGCTAAGAACGTTAGGTTTACTAACACATAAAGCTGCAAGTGAAGCTAAAGCAAAGAAACTGAAAGAAAAGGAGCTTATTTATGGGGCTAACTACAATATAATGGGGAAGGGAAAAGCTTCAAAGTCAGATTACACGGGCACCTTGAAGACTGTGATAAAATTAAACCGAGGTGATAAGAAGAGGCACAGGAGTTCCCTGAAAATGACCTTTCAGAAAAGCAAACATCGGGGCAAGCCATTAGTGGAGGTTGGAGAAGCTGGCTTTGACGACGACGCCTACTACACCATAGAGAGACGAGAG GGTGTCGCAGGCGCAACATTGGACGGTGGGCACAGAAAGTCATACAGTAATAGAAGTAACAATCATG ACACAGAAGCGGCACCCGAACCTGATCCGAAGGAGACCGTTAATCTGGTTATCCCGGAGAAGGCGTCTTCATTCAGCATCCATCCAGGACGACTGTGTATGGACCAGTGCTTCTATTGTGGTGGAAAATTCGGACTGTTCGACACGCCCTGTCACATCGCACAGATGAAGAGTAGCGAGAGGCAGAAAAAAGTGCTTGATA ACGAAGAGaagttgacaattgacagttGTCTATGTGACGCGTGCTATCGTCATGTTGACCGCAGAGCCAACTGCCCATCATACAGGAAGCGGCCCATGGTCAAACAATTAGATGTACCGCAGCCACCCTCCCCGCCTAATACTGC AGGTACTGATAAGCCCGTAAGCCCCCCACTGGAAGAAGAGATTGAAGAGGAACCCTCAGAGGCTCGGAAAACACTGGACACCTGTCACACGAGTGGGTGTGTCTTAGATGCAGAGCATTGCTTACGACGCAAGTGGCTTATTAAGATGAGATCCAGTGTTGATAAGGTG CTTAAGCTAGACAGAGACTACCCCGGACTGCACACGATACCATTATGCGACAAGCATTACCGAGTTCTAGAACCGCTGATGGCTTGTGTCCTGTGCCGTCGGCGGCTGACCAAACACCACTATTTACATTTCATATATGAT GGCTACACAGACTTGAACCCTATGCTAAAAGAAGCGGGGATTCCCGTACAGTTTACCGAAAGACCAGTTCTTTGTAAGTTGTGTCGGTATTACTGCACTTTGCTACAACGGCCCGGCTATAAAGATAACCAGGCCAGAGCTTATAGACGGAA ATTGCTTGAGATCTACGATATAGACATACCACCCGAGTTGAAACAACAGACCGAAGATAACTCGGCATTAGAAGACTGCAACAATGTTGCCAACAGGCAGAAAAAGAAACccaaaataaagataaaacaacGCAAATCCACAGAACCAGAAACAAGTGAATCGTCCGAAAGAACAACAGAAAGCTCCCCAGAAAAAGAGAAGTTAGTGGAAGAAACAGAACCGCATAAGAATACTCATTTAGAGGAAGATATAGAGAGCCTCATATCCTCCAATAAGATACCAGTTCCCGGAGCGAAGCCACCCGAATCGGCCCAAAGTGACTGCTCCGAATCAGAAATGGCCGTGGACGAGACTCAACTGATAGGCGTGGACAAGCAAACAGAATTACGATACCTGCTACAGAAACAAAACAATCCAGCGCGGttccaaaaattaaatctcaCACAGAAAAGCCGGAATATACTCAAAGTACAGAACGTTGGTATACAAAAAGTTGGACAACAGCACAGAATTGCCGATAAAAATGTTAAGAGGGTACAGAAGCTGGGTCAGATTGTCGCGCACAAGGAGAAACCCAAGAAAGAGACTGAAATAGAAGAGTTCGAGACGGACAAGTCAGAGGACGTAATCAAAAACATTTCCCTAAACGACGAATGTACGATCGAGACTATACCAAACAAACGACCGGCCGATATCAATACATTGAAGAACAAGTGGCAGTTGTCAGAAAGCTTCAGCCAAGTCAAGAAGAACCTCAGCGAGCTGTCCAAAAAGATCGACAAAGATCCGAAGAAGCCCACAGAATCCAAATACTCGAATCCGGTTAAGAGACTGGAAACAAATCCATCCATATCTGTACGAGAATTATTCCCTGGCGAAGAAGAAATGAACCTTCAGTGCAATGTGGAATTTAATAACGTGAAGGGGGTCACTCCGGCGGGCTGGGAAAAGTGTAATTCGCTCATACAATTCGATGTGGAAACGAAAAAGTTGTGGAACGAACTACAGAGGCCCTACGGCAACCAATCGAGTTTCCTGCGACATCTGATCTTGTTGGAAAAGTACTTCAGGAGTGGGGACCTGATCTTATCGCATAATGCATCTCCTCACGCCGCCAACTACAATAATTCCATGCAAAAACGCTTGAAGGCGTACGATAATGTTGCGACTCCAGCCGAAACACCGAAAACGTCCAGCCTCATCGAATTCCGGAAGAAGCCGTCGGTGAACGGAAAGAGTTTGCTGAAATCGAGCCAAAACCCTGAAAAGAAATTCATGCCGCCTCCAGATTTTACAAAGCCTTCCCCCAAAtcgaaaaaaactaaacagttGCCCCCGGAGCTGATAGCTATTAACACACCCAATGCTCAAGGAAGGAAGGCCATACAAAATGTATTGCACAACATTCAACAGCTGGTCAAGGGCGTGTCGGCCTCGGACCCCACGGAAGTGGCCGCTGCCCCTTTGCCCCCACCGAAGTTTGAGCCCCCAAAAGAAAAGAAGGAACCCCCTAAAGAGCAGAAAGAAAAACCAAAGGAACCGAAAGAAAAGAAAGAGCCTAAGAAACCAAAATCTAATAACAAGGGTTGGAGACCTACACTGATGCCGATAACTCAG